A window of Rhododendron vialii isolate Sample 1 chromosome 13a, ASM3025357v1 contains these coding sequences:
- the LOC131313956 gene encoding uncharacterized protein LOC131313956: MTVTPLDFTAITGLRVGGDPIPYDSSLVLDDAALKWFLGQVPRHSGGMAAYGQFVEYWDHEPATDEEAAQMARAYLLYLFGASLFPNRRSRVHLCYLASLVDLGQAGRFDWGGAALCTFYCLLGAASRGVGDTVGGLIRLELRNLQLWAYEVRWDRWAGMDADFLPRSREMTRSRVLLECPLGWQWYLGDRVTRQSLGLLAFVVPGLLPPRVQRTESYTRAELELFTVPDTDLERHLRRSLDYAAYADWYLARSLGVEEEFERRVAGVGAWRDESGARSRGGRSARGRGRGARAPAGGRGAGTGGRGEGSTRVPETAETSAPPALPTLKWTIGVTSSSGAREVIDMPRLPQPPMRFPAQVPREWAEQAMMLMVGMRHLLKDCAKGRALQTRPAPVTASPVATQVQPRRSARTRPQGTTSPPVPASTRGRGAGRAPRPAAGAGRFEVLPREASQRRPARVEPKGTEESSESRVLGTSGSSTASGSPDDNGDDEPESSKSEGPRQKRIRRV; encoded by the exons atgacggtgacgccacTCGACTTCACGGCGATCACAGGGCTCAGGGTTGGAGGAGACCCGATCCCTTACGACTCGAGTCTGGTGCTGGACGACGCGGCTTTGAAGTGGTTCCTCGGGCAAGTGCCACGCCACAGCGGGGGGATGGCAGCTTACGGGCAGTTCGTGGAGTATTGGGACCACGAGCCTGCAACCGACGAGGAGGCGGcccagatggcccgggcatacttgctatacttgttcggggcttctCTGTTCCCGAACAGGCGTAGTCGGGTGCACCTGTGCTATCTAGCGAGCTTGGTTGACTTGGGACAGGCGGGacgcttcgactggggaggtgctgctctGTGCACGTTCTACTGTCTCCTTGGAGCTGCTTCTCGCGGGGTTGGAGACACAGTTGGAGG attgatTCGACTTGAATTACGAAACttgcagctttgggcttacgag gttcGCTGGGACAGGTGGGCGGGGATGGACGCTGACTTCCTTCCGAGGAGTCGGGAGATGACACGGAGCAGGGTCCTACTGGAGTGCCCtctgggctggcagtggtacctgggggatcgagtgactcgaCAGTCACTTGGTCTTCTAGCGTTCGTGGTTCCTGGGCTGCTTCCTCCACGCGTGCAGAGGACTGAGTCCTACACTCGCGCTGAGCTTGAGCTGTTCACCGTGCCGGACACGGATCTGGAGAGGCACCTTCGACGCTCCTTGGACTATGCAGCTTATGCAGATtggtacttggcgaggagcctgggggtggaggaggagttcgaGAGACGGGTAGCCGGAGTGGGAGCTTGGAGGGACGAGAGCGGAGCGCGGAGCCGCGGTGGTCGCTCTGCACGGGGTCGGGGACGAGGTGCTAGAGCTCCTGCTGGTGGGCGAGGTGCAGGTACTGgaggtaggggagaggggagcaCGAGGGTTCCAGAGACTGCGGAGACTTCAGCACCACCGGCGTTGCCGACGCTGAAGTGGACTATAGGCGTGACGAGTTCGTCGGGCGCACGAGAGGTGATCGACATGCCACGTCTCCCACAGCCGCCGATGCGGTTTCCTGCTCAG GTGCCGCGAGAGTGGGCTGAGCAGGCCAtgatgctgatggtggggatgcgccACCTCTTGAAGGACTGCGCTAAGGGGAGAGCCCTTCAGACAAGACCTGCCCCTGTGACTGCTTCTCCTGTTGCCACTCAG GTGCAGCCACGACGTTCAGCTAGGACGCGTCCGCAGGGCACCACGAGCCCTCCCGTTCCTGCCAGCACGCGAGGTCGGGGTGCAGGACGTGCGCCACGGCCTGCTGCGGGTGCGGGACGATTCGAGGTTTTGCCTCGGGAGGCGTCTCAGCGGAGACCAGCTCGCGTGGAGCCGAAGGGGACAGAGGAGTCCTCCGAGTCACGTGTCCTAGGGACGTCGGGCTCGAGTACTGCTTCTGGTTCTCCTGACGACAACGGTGATGACGAGCCCGAGAGTTCTAAGTCTGAGGGACCACGACAGAAGAGAATTCGACGGGTCTGA
- the LOC131313690 gene encoding uncharacterized protein LOC131313690, which produces MCSSKSKFQGSTGTAVDHHIINMNGRSVLQPTCNVPFPPLLQRRNSLFKNNKNKVISTPTHTPTPNAKVLVTPPVSPKLQSPVVKRGNHDPNGFNSSGEKEFTPRGSSKSVAKKSKRGGGITGGGVVPLAEASSSLKYASSFMVEAPGSIAAARREQVAIMQVQRKMKIAHYGRTNSGKYQLGKVVPLDSSSAPANEEKRCSFITSNSDPIYVAYHDEEWGVPVHDDNLLFELLVLTGAQVGSDWTSVLKKRQGFRVAFSGFDAETISKFSEKKISSISADYDIEISLIRGVVDNANRILEIRKEFRSFDKYLWGFVNHKPISTQYKSCHKKPVKTSKSESISKDMVRRGFRLVGPTVIHSFMQATGLTNDHLTTCPRHLRCLAVATSQLPTAAPAL; this is translated from the exons ATGTGTTCCTCTAAGTCTAAATTCCAAGGCAGCACTGGCACTGCCGTTGATCATCATATCATCAATATGAATGGCCGTTCAGTCCTTCAACCTACTTGCAACGTCCCATTCCCCCCTCTCTTACAACGCCGCAATTCGCTATttaagaacaacaagaacaaggTTATTTCTACTCCTACTCATACTCCTACTCCTAATGCTAAAGTATTAGTCACACCACCTGTCTCTCCCAAGCTACAATCGCCCGTGGTTAAGAGAGGAAATCACGACCCAAATGGATTCAACTCCAGTGGTGAAAAGGAGTTTACACCGAGGGGCTCTTCCAAATCGGTGGCAAAGAAGTCGAAGAGAGGCGGTGGGATTACTGGGGGTGGAGTTGTGCCACTCGCAGAGGCCTCCTCTTCATTGAAATATGCTTCCTCATTTATGGTTGAGGCACCGGGAAGCATCGCAGCGGCTAGGAGGGAACAAGTTGCGATTATGCAAGTACAGAGGAAGATGAAGATTGCTCACTATGGAAGAACAAACTCTGGTAAATACCAATTAGGCAAGGTGGTGCCTCTTGATTCTTCTTCGGCTCCTGCAAATGAGGAAAAGAGATGCAGCTTTATCACTAGTAATTCAG ATCCAATATATGTTGCCTACCATGACGAAGAATGGGGAGTCCCTGTCCACGATGATAa CCTGCTATTTGAATTGCTAGTATTGACGGGTGCCCAAGTGGGATCAGATTGGACTTCAGTTTTGAAGAAACGGCAAGGGTTCAG GGTGGCCTTTTCAGGATTTGATGCAGAAACTATTTCGAAGTTTTCGGAAAAGAAGATTTCTTCCATCAGTGCTGATTATGACATTGAAATAAGCCTAATCCGAGGCGTTGTTGACAACGCGAACCGAATTCTAGAG ATCAGAAAGGAATTCAGATCATTTGACAAGTATCTCTGGGGATTTGTGAATCACAAGCCCATTAGCACCCAATACAAGTCATGCCACAAGAAGCCCGTGAAGACCTCGAAATCCGAGTCCATAAGCAAAGACATGGTGAGGAGAGGTTTCCGGTTAGTCGGCCCAACCGTGATCCACTCCTTCATGCAGGCGACCGGCCTCACCAACGATCACTTGACCACCTGCCCGAGACACCTTCGATGCCTAGCAGTTGCCACTTCTCAGCTTCCAACCGCAGCCCCCGCTCTCTAA